In Solenopsis invicta isolate M01_SB chromosome 13, UNIL_Sinv_3.0, whole genome shotgun sequence, one DNA window encodes the following:
- the LOC105194107 gene encoding uncharacterized protein LOC105194107, with product MKTLVFVACILAAVSADNILRHIKTSEMFDIIKLLDFQKTLEECALKLDSLDIVTPETLYCVAQKKNLINKDNGLKLHKGVNYSNTIVRNGNLRDKMTGMKDQCKEKIAGDKFKGSQYEKTMKFMECFLPIVNYILRKLGPFKNNI from the exons ATGAAGACTCTAGTATTCGTCGCGTGTATATTAGCTGCCGTC TCGGCAGATAATATACTCCGTCATATAAAAACGTCAGAGATGtttgatataataaaactaCTTGATTTCCAAAAAACGCTTGAAGAATGCGCTTTGAAATTGGATTCATTGG ATATCGTCACTCCCGAGACACTCTACTGTGTAGCGCAAAAGAAAAACTTG ATCAATAAAGACAATggattaaaattacataagggTGTGAATTATAGTAATACCATCGTTCGCAATGGCAATCTGAGAGATAAAATGACAGGGATGAAGGatcaatgtaaagaaaaaa TTGCAGGCGATAAGTTTAAAGGAAGTCAGTATGAaaaaactatgaaatttatGGAATGTTTCTTGCCAATTGTAAACTACATTCTAAGAAAACTGGgaccatttaaaaataatatataa
- the LOC105194415 gene encoding odorant receptor 63a, whose protein sequence is MKNYSIISRKFTIYFLLLGFFLCVMFIVMPITPLLLDILIPLNESRQRFFAVEVDSTVNRDKYFLPFHCYTSSIILVGLCITISVDTMHIVCTAHACSLFAAISKQIENIVSKRNINDKISNQCIKLDPLNEEIIYREYIICIKKHQFVIEFVNTLESTCQEFTLLLLVLICGILCLIGLQMIYVLEQMTEAIKFVTLLIAVLVALLIICYSGQRLMDESQSIFYRAYAAEWYNFSPRLKSLLIMTLYRSNVPCGLKAGKMVPLCTVTYASVIQIAMSYFTTLSSLK, encoded by the exons atgaaaaattattctattatatcaagaaaatttactatatatttcTTGT TACTGGGATTTTTCTTATGTGTGATGTTTATAGTAATGCCAATAACACCATTATTACTAGACATTCTGATACCTCTTAACGAATCACGTCAACGATTCTTTGCGGTCGAAGTTGATTCCACAGTTAATAGAGATAAATACTTTCTACCATTTCATTGTTATACTTCAAGTATAATTTTAGTGGGTCTATGTATCACAATAAGTGTTGATACAATGCATATCGTGTGCACCGCTCATGCGTGTAGTTTATTTGCCGCTATCAG taaacaaattgaaaatatagtttcaaaaagaaatattaacgaTAAAATCAGCAATCAGTGTATTAAACTTGATCcattaaatgaagaaataatatatcgggaatacataatatgtataaaaaaacatcAATTTGTTATAGA ATTTGTTAATACATTGGAGTCAACATGTCAAGAGTTCACATTACTTTTGTTAGTTTTAATTTGCGGAATTTTATGTTTGATTGGACTCCAA ATGATTTATGTATTAGAACAAATGACAGAAGCGATAAAATTCGTCACTCTACTCATAGCAGTTCTGGTGGCTTTGCTAATCATATGTTATTCTGGTCAGAGACTAATGGACGAGAGTCAGAGTATATTCTATCGAgc ATATGCAGCAGAATGGTACAACTTTTCGCCTAGACTAAAATCTTTGTTGATAATGACTCTTTATAGAAGTAATGTACCGTGTGGATTGAAGGCAGGTAAGATGGTTCCTTTATGCACCGTAACTTATGCTTCG GTAATACAAATAGCCATGTCTTATTTTACAACACTTTCATCACTCAAATAG